The DNA region CCACCGACAGTTTCCAGCGTTGAAAAAAATACGTCGCCTCGAAAATGGACGTAACGGCCGTCGTGATGATGAGCGTAAAGACCACACTCTCGAGGCCGGGCAGCTCGGGCGGTACCTGAAACACGACCCGGACCAGAATCGGGTAGAGCAGCACGTAGCCACCCACCGTGTAGGCGGTGCAGGCCAGGATCTGAAACAGCAGCCGCTGCGGTGTCTGTTGAATGGAAGGAAAACGTGCACGCAGGGCGTCGACGATCCGGCCGTTGCCGATCCAGCCAAAGGCGGTGAACAGCGTGAAGATCACCATCATGGACAGCATGCTCGACCAGGACAGCGACCGCCCGCCGAAAATCAGCGACAGCACCATGCCCAGCACCGGAATACCGATCCACTCGACCCGCCGGTCCTGGGACGTGCGACGTTTCGATGCAATCATTGAATTTGCACGGAGACGGTTTGTGCGGCGTCGCCATGCGTAAAGGTACATTCCCCGAAATCGGGCGGCCCGAAGCGGATCTTCGGATTGTTCGAGAAGCCGTACCCCTCTTTGGGGATGCCCATCATGTTGGTATCCAATTCGCCGTTGTCGTTTTCGTCGTGGAAGAGCGTGACGGCGTAGGTGCCGGCTGGTAACCCGCCCAGGTCCACCACAGCCGGGTTTCCCTTAACGGGAGCAATCAGCTTTTTGTAGGCCGCGTCGGCCTCGCGAAAGCCTTCTGGTTTATTGTACAGGGCGATGTAGAGCGCACCCGTTTCCTGTTTCAATCCTTTCACTTCCAGCGTCAGGGTGCCTTGCGCCCGCGCCATGCCGACCTGCAACACAATGCCGGTCAGGAGGAGGTATTTCCAATAGTTCATGAAGCTAAAACCCGCACACGCGTAGTTGGTTGACAAACAAACTTGATTTTTTAGGACGAGCGCCCCGGCCACCCGCCTGCTCAACCGTCCGATTTCCTTACCCAAAGGTCGGAAGCGAAGGCCGAACGGTGGGGCTTTGCGGAAATTTAACACATCACTTCCCACATTTTTCTTATTTTACCTTCTCAAATCACTCGCCTTTCTGTCATGCTCCGGCTCTCTACTCCCTACGCCTTCCGTCTGTTTGTCAGGACTTTGTTGCTGTGGTGTCTCCTGGTGGGGTGCGCCCTCGGCCCATTACGCGCCCAGGAGTTGCAGCTGGAGCGCCGCGCCATTGAACAAGACTTCATGATGGACGGCAAGCCGACCACGGCCCTCGTGGCGCGGGTGGAGGGCGATTACGATCAACTGCGCAAAATCTGGTCGGATTACACCCGTAAGAAGCTGGACATCAAATTGCAGAAGAAGGGCAATCTGTTGCAAGCCGAAAAGATCAACCTCTACGCCGTCACCGACAAGCGGGGCGATCTGCTCAGCGTGGTGTACAATGACGAAGGGCAGGCGCAACTGGCCGTGGCTTACGCCATCGGGTACGACATTTTCCTGAACAGCCGCGAGTATCCGCAGGAATTTTTTCAGTTCGAAGAGGTCGTCAACCGTTTCCTCGACGTCTATTACCGGCAGTATTACGAGAATCTGGTGAAAGAAAAGACGAGTTTGCTGAAAGACACCCGCAAACAGATCCGCAAAGCCGAACAGGGAGCCCGGTCGCTGGAAAAAGACAACCGCAAAAGTGAACGCACCTTTGCCAAAGCGCTGAAAAAAGACCCCAACGCCGAGCGCAATCCGGAGTCGCTCGCCAAAACGGAAGGCAACCTGCGCGAGATCGAGCGCCTGCGCGAACTCCGCAGTACCCTGGAAAACGAAGCCGAAGTGTACGAAGAGGAACTGCAACGGGCCAAGCTGCAATTGATCGACATCCGCTCGCGCTCAGGCAATTAAGGGAACTTTAGCCCCGTTTTTACGGTACTACTTCCGTGAAACGAATGGTATTTTTTTGCTTCCTGACCCTCTGGCTCGCGGGGTGTGGAGGCGCTCCGCTCCGCCGGGTTTTGCAACCCGCCACCCCTTACGAAAAATACGCCCGCGCCCTGCAACAGGTGCAGCTCGACGAAACCGCCCTGGGACAAGCCTGGCTAGCGGCCGGCGAACGTGCCTTGCGGGACTCGCTGGAAATCGACCTTCCTTACCGGGAGTCGGGTTACTTTCCGGCCAACGAAGCCGTGGCACTCAGCTACCGGGTGGCGCTACCCGAAGGCCAAAAGCTGCGGGTAAAAGTAGAAACCGAAGCAAATCAACCGCTGGACGTGTTTGTCGACCTTTTCCGGCAGGAGGACCAGAAGGCGAAGCCCCTCGTCTCGGCCGACTCCTCGCTGACCTTCGAATACGAAGTCGACGAAACCGGTGCGTACCTGATCCGCGTGCAGCCCGAGCTGCTGCGCAGCGGTCGCTACGACATCTACATCACGCAACAACCGGTCTTGTCTTTTCCGGTCGAAGGCGGCTCGAACCGCAGTGTGCAGAGCTTTTGGGGTGCGGCGCGCGACGGCGGCGGACGGCGCCACGAAGGCATCGATATTTTTGCCAAACGGGGCACGCCGGCACTGGCGGCCGTCAACGGCCGGGTAAGTCGCGTCGGCACAACGCGGCTGGGCGGCAAAGTGGTCTGGATCACCGACCTGGAACGGGGACAAAGCCTTTATTACGCGCACCTCGACAGCCAGCTGGTGCAGATAGGGCAGCGCGTCACGCCCGGCGATACGGTAGGGCTCGTCGGCAACACCGGCAACGCGCGCACCACACCGCCACACCTGCATTTCGGCATCTACCGGTTCGGGCAGGGCGCGATTGATCCGTACGCCTTTGTCCAGCAGTTTCCGCAGGAGACCATCGCCCCTGCCACGACGCCCACCGTGCCGCTCGCGTGGCAACGCACCGGTCGCCAGTCGGTCAACCTTCGCACCGGCCCCGGCACCGACCATACCGTGATCCGTACCTGCACACCGCACACGCCCCTGCAAGTGCTGGCAGCGACCGGCGACTGGGAACGCATTCGCCTGCCCGACGGCACCGAAGGCTATCTTTTTCACACGCTGGTTGAACCCCTCACCCGCCCCATCCGGCAATGGGTTACGTCCGACGCTTCCCGGCCGTTGCTGGATACGCCGCGACCGGACGCGCCGCTGATCCAATACCTCCCGACCGAAACTTCGGTCGCCATCCTGGCAGAATTCAATGATTTCGCCCTGGCCGACGTCGCCGGGCAATGGGGATGGGTGCAGCAACCCAAAAGCTGAAACCCTTTTTCTTTCGCTTACGTATTTGCAACCACGTTGCAAGTAGTTACCTTTGCTGTATGCGTTTATCCGCTTTAGGAATCGGGCTTTTGTGCATGGTGCTGAGCGCCTGCCAGCCGGGCAATGGCCCGAGCGACCGGCCCCTGATTTTACAGACCGGCACGTTGCCTACTACGCTGAGTGTGCCGAACACGCTCCGGTTGTCTCTAAAGTTTGTGGACGACCAGGGCCTGGCGTCCTACGACTGGGCGGTCCAGCCGGTGTTCGATACGCTGCTGTTTCGCAGTTCGCCGTACGGTTACCCCGCTTACACCTTTCAGGTGCCGCTGGCCGGGCAGATTGTCGATCAGCAGGATTCGCTGGTGTTTAGCACCGACGAAATTCCCGGTACGTATCAGCTAAGTGTGGTGGGCATCGATGCGGAAGGGGCTCGTTCCGACTCGCTGACGCATACGCTGACGCTGGAAAATCCGCGGTTCCCTGTCCTGACGCTCCGGGCGCCCATCAACAGCCGGACGCAGTTGTCGACTTCGGTTGGCGATACGCTGGTGGCGCGTGGCACCGTTTCCGATCAGGAAGGACTCAGCAGCCTGGCGCTTCGCCTGTTCGTTACGCGCGACTCGACGCCGGTGGCCGCTTATCACCACACCTTCCCCGTCGAAAACCTCACGACGTACGACTTTGTCGACAGCCTGTTTCTACAGGCCGATTCGCTTACTGCCGACAGTTTGTACACGCTGGAAGTAACGGTACGCGACCTGCAACAACAGGAAATTAAACGTTGGACCCGACTCAAAATCTCGCATCCCTGATGGATCACCACCATAAACTTGGCTTTTCTGTATCGCTGTTGTGCGCCGTACACTGCATCACGCTACCGCTTCTGCTGACGGTCCTGCCGCTGGTAGGCAGTGAATGGGCCGCCGACCAGCGCCTTGAATGGGGTCTGATGCTCATCAGCCTCCCGATTGCCGCCTATACCCTTGGTAAAGATTTTCAGCAGCACCACCGGCCGGGGGCACTCTGGCTAGCAGGATTGGGCTTTCTGGGCATTCTGGGCGGGCACCTTCTGTTGCAACACCATGCGTTCACACACGTGGTCGCGGGCCTCGGCGGTTTGCTGGTGGCCGTGGCCTTCTGGCTGAACTGGCGCTACCGCCCCCACTGTGCCGTGGAAAAATAAAATAGATCTTCGTGATAAACCGAAAAAGGCCGCTTCTTTTCAGGAGCGGCCTTTTTGTATGAAGAAAGGTTCGAAGCTTAATTGAAGATGTAGCGCAGCCCGACTTGCATGGCCCAACGCGACTGCAGACCGGGATCGACCTGGAAAGACTCACGCAACGGCTCGCCCCGTAACATCGGGAACTGATATGTGGGGTTGCCCTCTGCATCGAAGCCGGTAAAATCGATCAGGCCCGAGCGGGTCGGCGTGCGCAGCAGCCCCCATTGCGAACTGAGCAGGTTCGCCACGTTGAAAATGTCCAGGCTCAACTGTAACGTGTTGCGTTTGCCTCCGGCGTTCACGTAGAAGTCCTGCAACACGCGGAAGTCGAACTGACTCTGCCACGGATATTGCGCTCCGTTCCGCTCGGCATACTGCCCACGGCGGTTTTGCAGGTAGGGGTCCTGGCTGATGAAGGCATCCAGATCGGCCCACTGTTGCGCGGCCGAATAGGTCACGTCGCCGCTGCTGTTCCGGATGTCCACCAGGTTGATTTCCCCTTGGTTGGCCGGTACGTAAATCAGGTCGTTGCTGGTTTGTCCGTCGCCGTTCAGGTCACGCGAGTACGTGTAAGAGTAGCGCGCGCCAAACGGTGCGCTCAGGCCCGGCGCACCCGTGTAGACCAGCGAAACGGTCGTCGCCATCGAATTCAGGTACTCTTTTTTGTACGACACACTGCCCACGACATAATGCTTGCGCAGGAAGTTGGAGTAGCTCACCGCGTTGTCGTTCGGGTCGCCGGAAATCTGCCGATCGCGCCAGATCGACTGGGCAATCGACCCCCCGTCGTTCACCGAACGCGAATCGGTGTAGGTATACGCCAGGCTGGCGAAGAACCCGCTCATAAACGTTTTCTGCACCTGCACCGTGGTAAACCACGAATACCCTTTGTTGGTATTCCGCATCAGGATGGCGTCCGTCACCGCGCTGTTGATGCGCGAGTTGGCACGCGCCGGATTTCCCAACGAATCTACCGTATAATAAATGTAGCGGTTGTCCGGCCCTTGCAAACGCAGGCTCGACTCCGGCAGGTTAATGTTCTGGTGGTACACAGAATTCAGGTCTTTGGTGATGGCCCCCTCTACCGTGATGGCAAGGCCACCGGGCAGGCGCTGGTCGATCGCCAGGTTGCTGCGCCACACCTGCGGGAACTTGAAGTTCCGGTCCGTAACCGCCAGGTTGTAGCTGCTGTTCGGCAGACGGTCGGGCGGAATGTAGGCATTCACGTCAGGATTGAACTGGTACTGATAGAGCGGTGCATCGACCGTACCGCGGGCATCAAGCGAGCCGAACAGCACGCCGTTGTTGCTGGCCTGGTTCGAGATCCACACGTACGGCACACGACCGGTGAAAATGCCCGTACCACCCCGGATCTGCGTTGATTTGTCTCCTTTCACGTCCCAGTTAAAGCCCAGGCGCGGCGACCACAACAACTGCGACTTCTGCACGCGATCGGTCAGGATCTGATAGCCATCCCGGAAAGAAAGCGCAGCGGCCGATTCGTTCCGCGCAATTTCCTGGTTGATGATGGGAATGTCGACGCGCAAGCCGCCCGTGATGCGCAGCGTAGGCGTGGCCTGAAATTCGTCTTGTGCATAAAAAGCCAATTGACTGGCTTTGGTTTCTACCAGCGGGAACGAGCCGTCCGGATTGGTCGACCACCGCAACTGATAGCGCAGCGGGCCGGAAACGTAGCCGTTCGGGTTAGTGGCCGAAATGGAATCCGGGTTGGTCACGCCATTGGCACTGTTGTAAAAGTCCTCGAACGTGTTGAACTGAAACTGACCGTAGTAGGTCGGCGCAAACCCGTTTTCAAACTTGTAGAACTCGTTGTATGTGCCCAGCGTCAGCGTGTGCTTGCCGGCGAAATAGGTCACGTTGTCCGAAATCTGGAACGTGTTGGTATTCAGGATGTTGTTTGCCGAAAAAGGCTCGTAGCCGAACGCCGTCGATTGCAGACCGCTGCCGTTGCCGATGTCCACCAGCGGAAAAATTCCCCCGCTGCTTTCGCGGAAATCGCGCATGGCCGTAAAGCCCGCCTGAAACTTGTTCGACAGTTTGTTCCCCAGGTTGCTGTTCAGCTCCCCGATGATCGAATTCATGTTGTTGTTGATCCGGTAGAACGCCGCCAGGAAGGGCAGGTTCGTGTTGGAAGGCCCCCGCCCGTTGCTTAGCGCGCCGCTCGAACTGGGGTTCACGTCGCGGTACGACTTCAGGTAGTAATAGTTGAGCGTCAGGACGTGATTCTTCGATACGTTGAAGTCCAGCCGCGCCGTCAGCTTATCGCTGTCGGAACGGAGCGTGTAGTTTTCATAAGGACCGGGATCGTACCCGTATTTCTCCCGCAAAAAGGTGCTCAACTGGTCCAGATCGGCCGCCGACACCGCCGACACATCGCTACCGGACAGGCCGGGCCGCGACGCCACGTAGTTGGGCGAAGGCGGATCGCCGCGGCGCTGCATCTCACCGTTTACGAAGAAAAACAGTTTGTTTTTCAGGATGGGGCCGCCCACCCGGAAGCCCTTGTTGTTCAGCGTGAAGCTAGGCAGCGGACTGTCGCTGCCATCGAGTTTCTTGCCGATAAACGGCGAGTCGCCAAAGTTCCGCGTGAAGTAGTAGAGCGAGCCCGAGAACTCGTTGGTACCGCTGCGCGTCACGGCGTTGATGCCCGCGCCGGTAAACGTGCCCTGCGTTACGTCGTAAGGCGAAAGGTTGACCTGAATTTCTTCGATGGCGTCGAGCGAAATCGGCTCCGAGTTGGTTTGTCCCCCGATGGTTCCGGCCAGGCCAAACACGTTGTTGAACAGCGCACCGTTGATCGTAATGTTGTTGTAGCCCGCGTTGCGTCCGCCGAACGTGTTGTTGGCGCCCGCTTGCGGCGTGAGGCGCGTGTAATCGCTCAGGCTGCGGCTGATGGTGGGCAATTGGGTAATCTCCTCGTTCGAGAAGTTACTGCCCGCCCCCGTCCGGCCGGAGTTGAACACGTCGTCGGCCTGGCCGGTCACGACGATCTCTGCCAGTTGCGTGCTCTCTTCGCTCAGCGTAAAAGCAAAGCGACGGTTTTCGCCCAGCGAGAGGTTTACGTTATTTTCTTCGAGCGGCGCATACCCGACAAACGATACCTGAATCAGGTAAGGGCCTCCAATCCGCATGTTCTGGAGGGTGAACCGACCACTGGCGTCGGTAATGGTGCCGTACTCCGTACCGGTGGGCTGGTGCCGGGCCAGGATGGTTGCCCCCGGCAGCGATTCGCCCGTTTGATCTGCCACGGTGCCACTGATGCTGGCGGTGGTTACCCCCTGTGCCCATACGCCACGCGGGAGACCCATCCCGAACCCTAGACAGATCAGGATTAGAATGAATAATTGTTTTTTCATGCAAAAAACAAGGAAAGGGAAAGTGAATGATACTTTAACTAGAACGAGATATAAAAAAATGGTTATTGCAATATTCTAACGTTGCACACATTGCAATTTCGCCGCGAAAGTAGACGATTGTCCGGAAAGTAACGTCATCCGCAGATGAAGCAATTGTTAAATCGGTAGCGTGGTGGAAGAGAGTAAAACGGACGCTATACGCCACGAGAAGGACTTTATAAAAGTAAACGGATCATGCGAAGATTACAACAGCAAGGCCGGAAGCATGCGGCGACGAACCCGATCCGCAGCGCTTTTCCAAACACATCCAAAATATAACTATTTCAATTCAGAAGAATTGATGATGGATGGGCCGATCATAGGTGACCCGCGTGCGATCCGGTGCAAAATCCAGTCCCAACGTATGTTGTTATGAATCTTTTTTCCTGTAAAAAAAACCACACGAACAACTCTTTTTTTACGATCTTATTACTTTTTAAAAAGACCATTTTATGAGGCTTGGCCCTGATAAAGAGAACACAGGGATTGCTGCTGCTTATTGTTAACAAAAAAATAATAAACCTTCCCCCCTTTATCTTACGCATGAGCTACCTTTGCGGCAGAAAAATTGGTGGTTTTTTGGCTCCATGCAGCGGGGTCAATTTTATCCTTTTACAAGCTTATCATTTAATGAAAAATGTTTACGCAGTTGTCAGGCTTCTGACGCTTTCGCTGATCTTTTTCAGCACTCAGACGGGTTGGGCACAAGGTGTCACAACCTCCTCGTTGGTGGGGCAGGTGACCGACGCCAGTGGCGAGGGACTTCCCGGAGCTACGATCGTTGCCGTGCACGAGCCCTCGGGCACACGCTACGGAGCCGCTACGCAGACCGACGGCCGCTTTTCGATCCCCGGCATGCGGGTGGGCGGCCCTTACCGGGTGGAGATTTCGTTTGTCGGGTACCAGCCCGAAGTGCGCACAGGCATCAACCTGGGCTTAGGTAACGCAGTCACGTTGGACATTACGCTAGGAGAAGATAACATGCAGCTTGAGGAGGTCGTCATCACGGCCGAAGGAAGCGATGTTTT from Catalinimonas alkaloidigena includes:
- a CDS encoding DUF2141 domain-containing protein, translated to MNYWKYLLLTGIVLQVGMARAQGTLTLEVKGLKQETGALYIALYNKPEGFREADAAYKKLIAPVKGNPAVVDLGGLPAGTYAVTLFHDENDNGELDTNMMGIPKEGYGFSNNPKIRFGPPDFGECTFTHGDAAQTVSVQIQ
- a CDS encoding peptidoglycan DD-metalloendopeptidase family protein; this encodes MVFFCFLTLWLAGCGGAPLRRVLQPATPYEKYARALQQVQLDETALGQAWLAAGERALRDSLEIDLPYRESGYFPANEAVALSYRVALPEGQKLRVKVETEANQPLDVFVDLFRQEDQKAKPLVSADSSLTFEYEVDETGAYLIRVQPELLRSGRYDIYITQQPVLSFPVEGGSNRSVQSFWGAARDGGGRRHEGIDIFAKRGTPALAAVNGRVSRVGTTRLGGKVVWITDLERGQSLYYAHLDSQLVQIGQRVTPGDTVGLVGNTGNARTTPPHLHFGIYRFGQGAIDPYAFVQQFPQETIAPATTPTVPLAWQRTGRQSVNLRTGPGTDHTVIRTCTPHTPLQVLAATGDWERIRLPDGTEGYLFHTLVEPLTRPIRQWVTSDASRPLLDTPRPDAPLIQYLPTETSVAILAEFNDFALADVAGQWGWVQQPKS
- a CDS encoding MerC domain-containing protein, whose amino-acid sequence is MDHHHKLGFSVSLLCAVHCITLPLLLTVLPLVGSEWAADQRLEWGLMLISLPIAAYTLGKDFQQHHRPGALWLAGLGFLGILGGHLLLQHHAFTHVVAGLGGLLVAVAFWLNWRYRPHCAVEK
- a CDS encoding TonB-dependent receptor, with translation MKKQLFILILICLGFGMGLPRGVWAQGVTTASISGTVADQTGESLPGATILARHQPTGTEYGTITDASGRFTLQNMRIGGPYLIQVSFVGYAPLEENNVNLSLGENRRFAFTLSEESTQLAEIVVTGQADDVFNSGRTGAGSNFSNEEITQLPTISRSLSDYTRLTPQAGANNTFGGRNAGYNNITINGALFNNVFGLAGTIGGQTNSEPISLDAIEEIQVNLSPYDVTQGTFTGAGINAVTRSGTNEFSGSLYYFTRNFGDSPFIGKKLDGSDSPLPSFTLNNKGFRVGGPILKNKLFFFVNGEMQRRGDPPSPNYVASRPGLSGSDVSAVSAADLDQLSTFLREKYGYDPGPYENYTLRSDSDKLTARLDFNVSKNHVLTLNYYYLKSYRDVNPSSSGALSNGRGPSNTNLPFLAAFYRINNNMNSIIGELNSNLGNKLSNKFQAGFTAMRDFRESSGGIFPLVDIGNGSGLQSTAFGYEPFSANNILNTNTFQISDNVTYFAGKHTLTLGTYNEFYKFENGFAPTYYGQFQFNTFEDFYNSANGVTNPDSISATNPNGYVSGPLRYQLRWSTNPDGSFPLVETKASQLAFYAQDEFQATPTLRITGGLRVDIPIINQEIARNESAAALSFRDGYQILTDRVQKSQLLWSPRLGFNWDVKGDKSTQIRGGTGIFTGRVPYVWISNQASNNGVLFGSLDARGTVDAPLYQYQFNPDVNAYIPPDRLPNSSYNLAVTDRNFKFPQVWRSNLAIDQRLPGGLAITVEGAITKDLNSVYHQNINLPESSLRLQGPDNRYIYYTVDSLGNPARANSRINSAVTDAILMRNTNKGYSWFTTVQVQKTFMSGFFASLAYTYTDSRSVNDGGSIAQSIWRDRQISGDPNDNAVSYSNFLRKHYVVGSVSYKKEYLNSMATTVSLVYTGAPGLSAPFGARYSYTYSRDLNGDGQTSNDLIYVPANQGEINLVDIRNSSGDVTYSAAQQWADLDAFISQDPYLQNRRGQYAERNGAQYPWQSQFDFRVLQDFYVNAGGKRNTLQLSLDIFNVANLLSSQWGLLRTPTRSGLIDFTGFDAEGNPTYQFPMLRGEPLRESFQVDPGLQSRWAMQVGLRYIFN